The window TGACGAGGGCGAGCATCGCCTGCTCCGCCGCCGTGGGATCGCCGGCGACGATCGCGTCGAGCACCTTCCGGTGGCTCGGCACCGGGTCCTCCGCCGCCGACGCCCCGTGCACCAGCTTGTCGCGCTCGGCCAGCCCGATCGCGATGATCCGTTCCATCCGCATCAGGAAGTTGTTGTGGGTGGCGGTCATCAGCCGCCGGTGGAACGCGAGGTCGGCCTGGACGCTCGCCTCGGCGTCGTCGGCCGCGGCCATGTCGGCCAGTGCCTCCCGCAGCGATTCGACGTCCTCCTCCGACGCCCTCTCGGCCGCGATCCGCGCCGCCGCCGGTTCGACGACGGTGCGCACCTCGGTCAGCTCGTCGAGCAGGCCCGGGTCGTCGGCGGCCGCGGTCTGCCAGCGCATGACGTCGGCGTCGAGCATGTTCCACAGCTCGCGCGGCTGGACGAACGTGCCGCGCTTCTGCCGCGCGTCGATCATCCCCTTCGCGGCCAGCACCTTCAGGGCTTCGCGCAGCGCGGTCAGGCTGATGTCGAGCTCCTCGCGCAGCGCGGGCAGGTCCAGGACGGTGCCCTCGCCCCACTCGTCGGAGAGGATCCGGCTGGCCAGTGCCTCCACGGTCTGGCCGTGCAACCCGCGTGGCCGGTGTTCGGTCAATGGAGGGGCCCTCTCAGCTGGCAGGTCGTGATCGGAGCCATCCTACGCCGCACACGAAGTCGTCATAAATTATGAATACATCTTGACACCGGCGTCGCCCGGTTGCACTCTTTGGCAGCAGTCACGCCCGAGCGGGCGCCACCGACAAAGGGGTCACGACATGACGAGTGCAGGCCTGTCCCGCCGTCGTTTCCTGCGCAACGCGAGCCTGGCCGGGCTGGGCGCCGTCGG of the Amycolatopsis sp. NBC_01488 genome contains:
- a CDS encoding FadR/GntR family transcriptional regulator, translating into MTEHRPRGLHGQTVEALASRILSDEWGEGTVLDLPALREELDISLTALREALKVLAAKGMIDARQKRGTFVQPRELWNMLDADVMRWQTAAADDPGLLDELTEVRTVVEPAAARIAAERASEEDVESLREALADMAAADDAEASVQADLAFHRRLMTATHNNFLMRMERIIAIGLAERDKLVHGASAAEDPVPSHRKVLDAIVAGDPTAAEQAMLALVTKSRDDLAKAQRKD